Sequence from the Actinocatenispora sera genome:
AGACGGCCGCCAGCACGAGTCCCGCCGCGAACACCGTGACGATCAGCATCGTCGGCCGGTCCGTGACGCAGGTGAAGGAGCGATGCTCGATGACGAACGACTCGGCCTGGTACTGGGCGGCGGCGCGCTGCACCCACACGACCATCGCGACCAGGCTGCCCGCGTCGAGCAGCGCCAGCGGCAGGAGGCGGCGCCACCGGTCCCGGAGCGCGGTCATGACTCGGCTCCCTCCCGGGCATGAACCCGCATCGCCGGCCTGTCCTGCACGACCCTCAGCGGCGGGGCACCGCCGGCCGCTGGGGCGGGCGCCGGGCCAGCCCGACCACGGCGACTACGGCCACCGCCAGTCCGACGATCAGCCCCAGGACCAGCGCGAACAGGAACCCGGTGCGGAAGCCCAGCTGCGTGGTGAACAGCCCGCCCAGCACGACACCGAGCACCGCCGCGAGCACGGCGCCGGCACCGGCGACGACGGCGAGCGCCGTGCGCATGGCCGGCGCGACCCCGACAACCAGCGCGGCGGCGGTACCGACGAGCGCACCGGCAGCGATGCCGGCGAGCACCCGGGACACCGTCAACACGGTGGCGTTCGGGGCGAACGCGGCGACGGCGAGGCCGATCACCAGCAGCGCGGCGGCCGGCACCGCGACAGCGTTCGGTGCCCGCCGGCCGAGCAGGTACCCGAGCGGGAGCAGCAGGACGGCCGCGACCAGGTACGGCAGGACGATCCGGGTCATCCCCTGCGCGCTGACCAGGTGCAGGTCCCGGCTGATGGCCCGCAGCGTGGTTCCGGTCGCCAGCGTGCCGGCGAACACCGCCAGCCACGCCGCCGGTACGACCCCGGCGAGCGCCCACACCGGCCGCGCCGGACCCTGCCCGCCAACGGCCGTCCCGGCCATGCCCGGAGCCGTCGTGACGCCTGTCGGGACGGGGGCGCCCGGTGCGGGCGGGGTGCCCGGATCGCCGGCCGTGCCGGGTGCGGGGGGATTCACGGCACGAGAGTACAAGGCCGGCACAGCCCGGACAAGGCGTCCGGACAAGGCGCCCGGACCGGTCCGGTACGGCCTGTCGCCGTTCACCGGCGGTCAGCTGTCGGAGCCCGGCCCGGGCCGCCTGTCCCCTGCCGGCGGCCCGGGCGGCTCCGTCAGTCGACGGCGGGCGCCGGTACGAGCGGGCGCGGTAGGACGCCCGACAACGGGGCGGCCGGGCCGAACGGGTCGGGGTCCTCGCCGTGGAAGACCTTGCGGACCACCCGCTCGGTCGCGTGCCCGTCGTCGTACGGGCAGAACACGGCGCGGAAGCGGCGCCGGGCGGCGTCCAGCTCGGGCGAGGCGTACGCACCGGTCCGCAGCGCGGTGAGCAGCTCCTCGCTGGTCCGGGCGACCAGGCCGGGCGCTTCGGCCATCAGGTCGAAGTACGCGCCGCGCAGCGTCCGGTAGAGCTCCCAGTCCGGCGCGAAGACGACCACCGGCCGGTCCAGGACGAGGAAGTCGAACATCGCCGACGAGTAGTCGGTGAGCAGCACGTCGGCGATCGGGTACAGGTCCTGGATGTCGCCACGGTCGGAGACGTCGATGACCCGCCCGTCGGCGTCGGTCCCGTCGCCGCCGCGATCGAGGTGGTGGCCGCGGACCAGCAGCCGGGAGTTCGGGCCGAGCGCGTCGGCCAGCTCCCGGTGATCGATCAGCGGATCACCCGGCTTGCGGTACTCCCGGAAAGTCGGCGCGTAGAGCACCACCTTCTCGTCGGCGCCGATGCCGAGCTCGGCGCGCAACCGGGCCGCGGAGTCGGCCGGGGCGGTGGTCAGGACGTCGTTGCGCGGGGAGCCGTACTCCAGCGTGGTGACGCTGATCGGGTAGGCGTGTTCCCAGACGACGCTGCAGTACGGGCTGGACGAGATGGCGTAGTCCCAACGGTCGCACTTGCGCAGCAGCTCGGCGAAGTTGTTCTGCGCCGCCAGGATCGGCGAGTTCTGCGTGTCGATGCCCATCGCCTTCAGCGGAGTGCCGTGGTGGGTCTGGATGTGCACGCTGCCGGGCCGTTTCGGTGTCGACACCGGGAAGTTGACGTTGTTGAACAGGTACCTGGCCCGCGCCAGCACCCGGTAGTAGGCAGCGCTCCCGTTCACCGCGTACTCGACGCCGGGTGGCATGGTCGCGACCGCCTCCGGCTTGACCAGCCAGATCCCGCGGACGTTCGGGGCCAGCTCGCGTGCCTTCTCGTAGATGGCCCGGTTGTGGCAGCCGTAGCCCGCGCCCCAGTAGATCTCGTACACGGCGAGGTTCTCGTCGACCGGAAGCTTGCACTGCACCCGGTAGTAGCGGTACAGCAGCGACCGCTTCAGGCGGTACTTGAGTCGCCCGCCGCGCCGGCGCAGCCCGCGTACCTTGCCGCGGGCCATCCGGAGCGCCCGGAGCGCGAGGCGAGGTCCGCTGAACCTGGCCCAGGATCCCTGCTTGAGCAGCCGGTACCGCACCGGGTGACCCAGCTCCGGCGGCGGCGTCCAGCCGGCCGGCTCGTGCGCCCGGCACAGCCGGGCCGCGCCGGCGAAGAACCGCCGGCGCAGCGAGTTGGCCGGATGGTCGGAGCCCAGCCGCGGGCTCCCGCCGAGCAGGACCAGCAGGTGGTCGACCATCCGGCCGTAAACCACCGGCAGGATCGGTGTCGCACGGTCGCCGAGGGCAGCCAGCCGCTCGAAGGTCAGCTGGTACTGGTCGAGCATGACCAGGTGCTTCTCGCCGTTGGTGCGCAGGATCGAGCCGTGCCGGCGCTGCCGGTAGTAGACAACGACCTGGTCGAGGATCGTGATCCGGTCGGCGGCGCACAGCAGCGGGTAGGTGAACGGCAGGTCCTCGTAGTACCCGGGCGGGAACTCGAGGTTCCACCGCAGCAGGTTCTCCCGGCGCACGATCTTCGTCCAGGCGCAGGGGAACACCTGCAGCAGTTGCGGGAACTCGTCGATCCGGAAGACCTCGGGCGCACCCTGCAGCTGCGCGGCGGCGGAGTTGCGCACGATGCGGTTGTCCCAGTACGCCCGCGCGTAGTCGACGACCAGGACGTCGGGCGCGGTGGCCGCGAGGCGCTCGGCGATCGCGGTCAGTGACTCCGGCGCGATCCAGTCGTCGGAATCGACGAACCAGACGTACTCGCCGGTGGCGAGCTTCAGCCCGGCGTTGCGGGCCGGTCCGAGCCCACCGTTGACCGGCAGGTGCACCGCGGTGACCCGCGG
This genomic interval carries:
- a CDS encoding MFS transporter, with amino-acid sequence MAGTAVGGQGPARPVWALAGVVPAAWLAVFAGTLATGTTLRAISRDLHLVSAQGMTRIVLPYLVAAVLLLPLGYLLGRRAPNAVAVPAAALLVIGLAVAAFAPNATVLTVSRVLAGIAAGALVGTAAALVVGVAPAMRTALAVVAGAGAVLAAVLGVVLGGLFTTQLGFRTGFLFALVLGLIVGLAVAVVAVVGLARRPPQRPAVPRR
- a CDS encoding bifunctional glycosyltransferase/CDP-glycerol:glycerophosphate glycerophosphotransferase, with protein sequence MPLLSIVVPVYKVQGYLRDCLDSLLNQQFRDIEVIAVDDRSPDHSGAIIDEYEAADPRVTAVHLPVNGGLGPARNAGLKLATGEYVWFVDSDDWIAPESLTAIAERLAATAPDVLVVDYARAYWDNRIVRNSAAAQLQGAPEVFRIDEFPQLLQVFPCAWTKIVRRENLLRWNLEFPPGYYEDLPFTYPLLCAADRITILDQVVVYYRQRRHGSILRTNGEKHLVMLDQYQLTFERLAALGDRATPILPVVYGRMVDHLLVLLGGSPRLGSDHPANSLRRRFFAGAARLCRAHEPAGWTPPPELGHPVRYRLLKQGSWARFSGPRLALRALRMARGKVRGLRRRGGRLKYRLKRSLLYRYYRVQCKLPVDENLAVYEIYWGAGYGCHNRAIYEKARELAPNVRGIWLVKPEAVATMPPGVEYAVNGSAAYYRVLARARYLFNNVNFPVSTPKRPGSVHIQTHHGTPLKAMGIDTQNSPILAAQNNFAELLRKCDRWDYAISSSPYCSVVWEHAYPISVTTLEYGSPRNDVLTTAPADSAARLRAELGIGADEKVVLYAPTFREYRKPGDPLIDHRELADALGPNSRLLVRGHHLDRGGDGTDADGRVIDVSDRGDIQDLYPIADVLLTDYSSAMFDFLVLDRPVVVFAPDWELYRTLRGAYFDLMAEAPGLVARTSEELLTALRTGAYASPELDAARRRFRAVFCPYDDGHATERVVRKVFHGEDPDPFGPAAPLSGVLPRPLVPAPAVD